The sequence AACGACCCCGACCGTCGTGAAGAGTTGAGCCGCCTCTGTTTAAGCGCCCTCGGCCTGCGCCCTGCCGGAGAAACTCTCGCCCAGGCCCAGGATCGCCTCAGCACCCTCGACACTGCCGAGCGCCAGCGGGTGATGACCGCCGCCCGCGCCGCTGAAGAACGCGCCCGCGAGATCCGGCGCAAGATGGCCGAAGAGGCCGCCCGCGAAGCGGAAATGAAAACGATGCGCGAATAACCAATCTCTAATCTCCAATTCTCCAACCTTCAACATGCTTCCCACCGATCGCTTTCCACTCATCACTGAAAGAGGCCATCGCCTTCTGCGGCGGCTTGAGGAACACCTTCACGCGCCGCGCTTCACCCATCGCGGCTACAACCGCCTAACGGCAGAAGGTTTGCGCCGCGCTCGCGCTTTTGCCGAGGAGCTAAAGATCACGCCTCCAACCTGGAGGCACGGTGAAGTTCCAGACTGGTTGGCCGGGTTTGTCGAGCGTTGCTTTCGTGAGGTTCCTATTTATCGCCGTCTCGGGCCGCCAGGCGCCCTGAGCGCAGTCGAAGGGTTTTTTGACCTGCCGACGACTGACCGAAGCGACCTCAATCGCGAACCCTGGGCTTTCCTCCCCGACTCGCAATCCCTTGACGGCCTGATCGTTTACAACACGTCCGGCACAACCGGGCACCCGCTCGACATCCTCACCCATCCCGACACACTTGGGCTTTATGTCCCGCTCCTGCAAGCCGCGCTGGCAACGCACAACATCACACTTGAGGGCGGCCCGGAGCGAGTCGCCGTTGCCCTCGTTTGCTTTCAAAAGCGCACTTACACTTACGCCACCGTCTCGGCCCTGCTCGATCAGGGCGGCTTCGTCAAAGTCAACCTCAGCCCGGATGAGTGGCGCGATCCGGGCGACCGGGCCAGGTTCTTGAACGATCTTCAACCCGAAATCTACACCGGCGATCCCATTTCGTTTGCCGAGCTTGCCAAACTTCCGCTGGCGGCGCAGCCGAAAGCCCTCGTCTCCACGGCCATGACGCTCACCCCGGCCTGGCGCGAATCGCTTGAGGCGCGTTTTGGTTGCCCGGTGATTGACCTGTATTCGATGAACGAGGCCGGGCCGATTGCTGTTGGTTCAGACTTCCGAAATTTAGAAAATTTCGGAAGTCTGAGCGGCTACACTCTTTTGCAACCTCGACTGTACGTTGAAATTCTAAACGAAGATGGATCGGCCTGTGCGCCGGGCGAGCGCGGCGAAGTGACTCTTAGCGGTGGCTTCAACCCGTTTTTGCCGTTGCTTCGCTATCGCACCGGCGATTTTGCCACGCTTGAGTTTCGGGGCGGTTTGGGCAGACACTTGGGCAGACACGCAGGTCTGCCCCTACTGGTTGGTCTTGAAGGGCGCTCGCCGGTTGTCTTTCGCGCCAGAGACGGCCAGCCGGTGAACAACGTTGATGTTTCCATCGCCCTCCGTGCTCTGCCGATCAGCCAATTCAACCTGCATCAATTTGCCGATGGCTCGCTCCGGCTCGGCTTGCGTGGGACAGCCGGCCAGCACGAGGCGCGCCGGGCGTTGCTCGATCTGTTTGGCCCTGAGCAACTGTTGACGATTGCGGCGCTTGAGTCGGACGATAAAGTGGTTCAATACACCGCCGACCTGCCGAAAGAGGCTATTGAGCAAAACGGAAAGTGAAACCACAATAGAGGCTATGACTTTAGAGACAATCGTTTGGGAAGATTATCCAAAAGGCGGAAAACACACCGTCGTCGGAACAGTGAAGATTTGCAGAGGGTTTTGGAGTCCACAGCTTGGCAATGGGCGCGACGTGCTGGTGCATTTGCCGTCGTCGTACACTCAGGACACCCGGCGCTATCAGGTGTTGTACATGCACGACGGGCAGAACCTGTTCGACCGCGACACCGCCTTTGCCGGGCAGGACTGGCAAGTGGACGAGACGCTGGAGAAATTGAGCCGCGAGGGGCTGGAGGCGATTGTGGTCGGCCTCAACAACATTGGCGACCAGCGCCTCAAGGAATACAACCCGTTCGCGAATTTTCACAACGGGCGCGGCGAGCTTTACCTGGACTTCATCATCAACACGGTGAAGCCGGCTATTGATCGTGATTTCCGCACCCTGCCCGGCCAGGCGCACACGGGCATCATGGGTTCCTCAATGGGCGGGTTGATCAGTCTGTATGCTTTCCTTCGTTACCCGGAAGTGTTCAGCTTTGTCGGGGCGATGAGTCCTTCGTTCTGGTTTGCAAAGGGCGCGATCTACGATTACGTGGCCGGGGCGGCGATGAATCCGGGCAAGGTCTATCTCGACAACGGGACTCGCGAGAACAGCGCCCGGCAAATGTACAAGCATCTCAGCCAGAAGGGCTATCGAGTCGATCAGAATTTGCTGTACATCGTTGACGAGGGCGCGGGCCACGAAGAGGCGGCCTGGGCGGGCCGCCTGCCGGGCGCGTTACGTTTTCTACTTCATCCGTGACAAACTATCTCCCGGCAATCGTTTGAGCCGCCGCCTCTGCCGCAACTTCGGGCGTGGCCTGGCCGCTGAGGACGGATTGCACGGCCAGGGTGATGGGCGGGCCAAGCACGCCGAGC comes from Chloroflexota bacterium and encodes:
- a CDS encoding AMP-binding protein — its product is MLPTDRFPLITERGHRLLRRLEEHLHAPRFTHRGYNRLTAEGLRRARAFAEELKITPPTWRHGEVPDWLAGFVERCFREVPIYRRLGPPGALSAVEGFFDLPTTDRSDLNREPWAFLPDSQSLDGLIVYNTSGTTGHPLDILTHPDTLGLYVPLLQAALATHNITLEGGPERVAVALVCFQKRTYTYATVSALLDQGGFVKVNLSPDEWRDPGDRARFLNDLQPEIYTGDPISFAELAKLPLAAQPKALVSTAMTLTPAWRESLEARFGCPVIDLYSMNEAGPIAVGSDFRNLENFGSLSGYTLLQPRLYVEILNEDGSACAPGERGEVTLSGGFNPFLPLLRYRTGDFATLEFRGGLGRHLGRHAGLPLLVGLEGRSPVVFRARDGQPVNNVDVSIALRALPISQFNLHQFADGSLRLGLRGTAGQHEARRALLDLFGPEQLLTIAALESDDKVVQYTADLPKEAIEQNGK
- a CDS encoding alpha/beta hydrolase; this translates as MTLETIVWEDYPKGGKHTVVGTVKICRGFWSPQLGNGRDVLVHLPSSYTQDTRRYQVLYMHDGQNLFDRDTAFAGQDWQVDETLEKLSREGLEAIVVGLNNIGDQRLKEYNPFANFHNGRGELYLDFIINTVKPAIDRDFRTLPGQAHTGIMGSSMGGLISLYAFLRYPEVFSFVGAMSPSFWFAKGAIYDYVAGAAMNPGKVYLDNGTRENSARQMYKHLSQKGYRVDQNLLYIVDEGAGHEEAAWAGRLPGALRFLLHP